A single region of the Candidatus Tanganyikabacteria bacterium genome encodes:
- the nusB gene encoding transcription antitermination factor NusB — MALNTRRVARELALLAAAQLGPLGDGARPALPELIARAADLLGEEARERIESAVAELQRVRALLEGIMEAELSGALLHQVLKLSGRLAKVDDAGLERLAKAFWDGARAAGAEDAARLGAVEVVVPRALEAIDDLGQAAEQLGEALDWPTKAALADSEGVRAFALGMIQRYQEHAKDVDAALDEAAEHWSLERMAALDREILRLALAELWYDPSVPVEVAINEAVELAKKYGTEDSSRFVNGVLSRFAADAARIREKQQVK, encoded by the coding sequence ATGGCCCTCAACACGCGCCGCGTAGCGCGCGAACTGGCGCTCCTGGCGGCCGCGCAACTCGGTCCGCTGGGCGACGGCGCTCGACCCGCCTTGCCCGAACTCATCGCCCGCGCCGCGGATCTGCTGGGCGAAGAGGCGCGCGAGCGCATCGAATCCGCGGTGGCCGAGTTGCAGCGGGTACGCGCCCTGCTCGAGGGCATCATGGAGGCCGAACTGAGCGGCGCCCTGCTGCACCAGGTCCTCAAGCTGTCGGGCCGCCTTGCCAAGGTGGACGATGCGGGGCTGGAGCGCCTGGCAAAGGCATTCTGGGACGGGGCGCGCGCCGCCGGCGCCGAGGACGCGGCGCGCCTGGGCGCCGTCGAGGTCGTCGTTCCCAGGGCATTGGAGGCCATCGACGATCTCGGCCAAGCCGCCGAGCAACTGGGCGAGGCGCTGGATTGGCCGACCAAGGCGGCGCTGGCCGACAGCGAGGGCGTGCGCGCCTTCGCGCTCGGCATGATCCAGCGCTACCAGGAGCACGCCAAGGACGTGGACGCCGCCCTCGACGAAGCCGCCGAGCACTGGTCGCTCGAGCGCATGGCCGCCCTGGATCGCGAGATCCTGCGCCTCGCGCTGGCCGAACTCTGGTACGACCCGTCGGTGCCGGTGGAGGTGGCCATCAACGAGGCGGTCGAGCTTGCCAAGAAATACGGCACGGAGGACTCCAGCCGTTTCGTCAACGGCGTTCTCTCGCGCTTCGCGGCGGATGCGGCGCGCATCCGGGAGAAGCAGCAGGTCAAATGA